One segment of Nothobranchius furzeri strain GRZ-AD chromosome 13, NfurGRZ-RIMD1, whole genome shotgun sequence DNA contains the following:
- the LOC107380075 gene encoding mediator of RNA polymerase II transcription subunit 13-like isoform X1 encodes MSSCFVPNGASLEDCHSNIFCLADLTGIKWRRFVWQGPTSSPILFPVTEEDPILCSFSRCLAADVLSVWRRHHTPGRRELWLFWWGDDPSFAELIHNELSSEEDGEWESGLSYECRTLLFKAIHNLLERCLMNRGFVRVGKWFVKPYQKEEKIINKSEHLSCSFTFFVHGDSNVCTSVEIAQHQPLQRLGEEHPSLAQQSSSPLQVILSPYGLNGTLTGQTFKMSDHPTQKLIEEWRQFYPICLNPKESQEDKLEDTDWEDDSLAAVEVLVAGVRMVYPSCLVLLPLSDLPAVVSQGSANTPGAQCGAQQGQATHRDPAISSVTLTPPTSPEEAHTDYQPAHRWLKLSSASDCYNSNNTLHGGKIPRRLAGQMVESVWQEYNINRTGNKRKFTNLTNGACEEELEKTRLWDFVEPTCRPSCNCSRHKNQKQRSGSTSGHPPSSGQSAQPAPKHKLGEKLEKGEKQQRRPQTPFHHRNSVSEEQPLEPQTPRLCPRQLEEGSYPSLHHVDTVAPKAPTLHAHGPPTDLVGSPPPPPLSPHPCEHAESDLTPRAIKNSSTPIHQAIYPPSVEPHKASSEDHQLDSVPVPSFTPTYNESLELTMFVGSAVNPNEDSTHNPWKYFNLPRKPSNLSTPQLPVDKARDDCGGTENVVSVTELMSDSSQPLKVSQELVRTYAQRRHSHLSSTAGDGDHSEEPDPYAFVEDEDDNFTEKKDKSGTEKEGNKKQKMDEGNGTSADDGQGPSGSKPSASTSLIHENDLAVSYSDLDKLFNSDEDELAPGPRRTEDATDVVCRPPLPDQPTIISTVDLHTMFPTPPSLDQQGYSPMNSGSQNSLETGASLTVLDISQLNTHFRMEVEEGYCSPKPCELKDFSFVYKPAISQSIIGSTMYAPLKTLPSQCLSPIKLPEDCMYTPSWTMGKVELMTSVSLLTKDSSNVPSVEPDYNQTHTPQTQTPFHTGSAPPSNSGPGILPSPATPRFSVPTPRTPRTPRTPRGPSSVQGSLKYDNSDLYSPASTPSTCRPLSSVEPATVPSIPEAHSLYVTLILSESVMNLFKDCNFDSCCVCVCNMNIRGADVGVYLKDNGEAQYSCACGFSAVTNRRFGQSAGLFLEDELDVVGRGSDASRDTERCFEDLRSSLKEKPPDELILLLQDQCSNPLAPLAGVEYSKQGSAPSSFLRVEERDCYNDCYMALEHGRQFMDNMSGGKVDETLVKSTSLHQWPKCKSADMSKLFSQDVLRVLLSLQPVLQDTIQKKRSVRSWGVQGPLTWQQFHKMAGRGSYGTDESPEPLPIPTFLVGYEYDFVVLSPFGLPYWEKLLLDPFGSQRDVGYVVICPENEALLRGAKTFFKDLSVMYEACQLGQHRPICKSHPEGILTVGATEGRSMTEQPLSDWFLKMAAREGSNEAFNKLKLFAQVCRYDLASNLAELPLDSSLLAQRNPTAATSPSSSQTNSSSISSGLQSTNTTSAGAAQPVQVNSTPPSSSSASQSIGGMASGKPSSYLPFGSAGLQGGATQNGPQLNSHGSGGLAENGSSQPQGPTETPESTMERDKVGKPTDGESHAVSYPPAIVVYIVDPFSYEDADREIHSSTFTFGLLRCYMEMLPFLPAHIRNAVSVQIVPCQYLLQPVHSAERHAYSQHLKSLAFSVYTQCRRPLPNSTNFKTLTGFGPGLAIDMALKNPERPECLRLYTPPFILAPVKDKQTELGETFGEASQKYNILFVGYCLSHDQRWLLASCTDQHGELLESCIISIDVPNRARRKKGSARRLGLQKLWDWCVGLVQLTSLPWRVVIGRLGRMGHGELRDWSILLSRRNLQSLSKRLKETCRMCGISASDTPSILSACLVAMEPQGSFVIMPDSVSTGSVFGRSTTLNMQTSQLSTPQDTSCTHILVFPTSAVVQVNTNTSEPIDISFNPINPDGSDGMGIFDLFDNDMDHDMVDPDLINILPNSPTTSPGHSPGSHYHQGGDGSKGPSADRMESHEEALNILQQPMALGYFISTAKAGPLPDWFWSACPQAQNQCPLFLKASLHLHVSSVQSDELLHSKHSHPLDSNHTSDVLRFVLEQYNALSWLTCNPATQDRRSCLPVHFVVLTQIYNFIMNML; translated from the exons CGAGCACCTGTCTTGCTCTTTCACCTTCTTCGTTCATGGCGACAGCAATGTGTGCACGAGCGTGGAAATCGCCCAACATCAGCCACTTCAGAGACTCGGCGAAGAGCATCCAAGCCTTGCACAGCAGAGCTCCAGCCCCCTGCAAG TAATCCTGAGCCCATACGGCTTGAACGGGACACTCACCGGCCAAACGTTTAAGATGTCAGATCACCCTACTCAGAAACTCATCGAGGAGTGGAGGCAGTTTTATCCCATTTGTCTGAATCCCAAGGAGTCCCAGGAAGACAAGCTGGAGGATACGGACTGGGAGGATGACTCCCTAGCGGCTGTGGAAGTCCTTGTTG CGGGGGTGAGGATGGTTTACCCATCCTGCCTTGTGCTTCTCCCCCTATCGGACCTCCCCGCCGTAGTCTCCCAGGGCTCGGCCAACACCCCGGGGGCCCAGTGTGGCGCTCAGCAGGGTCAGGCGACTCACAGAGACCCCGCCATATCCTCTGTCACCTTGACTCCGCCCACATCACCAGAAGAGGCTCACACTG aCTATCAGCCTGCCCACCGCTGGCTAAAGCTGTCTTCTGCGTCCGATTGCTACAACTCTAACAACACTCTTCATGGGGGTAAAATCCCCCGCAGGCTGGCTGGTCAGATGGTGGAATCAGTGTGGCAGGAGTATAACATCAACCGTACTGGGAACAA GAGGAAGTTTACCAACTTGACAAACGGCGCGTGTGAGGAGGAATTGGAGAAAACAAGACTCTGGGATTTTGTGGAACCTACTTGCAGACCATCTTGCAATTGTTCAAG GCATAAGAATCAGAAGCAGCGTTCCGGCAGCACCTCAGGACACCCACCGTCATCAGGCCAGTCGGCCCAGCCAGCCCCCAAGCACAAGCTGGGAGAGAAACTGGAGAAGGGGGAGAAGCAGCAGAGGAGGCCACAAACGCCTTTTCATCACCGCAACTCTGTGAGCGAGGAGCAGCCGCTGGAGCCACAGACCCCGCGGCTCTGCCCCAGACAGCTGGAGGAGGGCTCGTATCCCAGCCTGCACCACGTCGACACAGTGGCGCCCAAAGCACCCACGCTACACGCGCACGGTCCCCCCACAGACTTGGTAGGATCCCCGCCACCCCCTCCTCTCAGCCCACATCCATGTGAACATGCAGAAAGCGACTTAACCCCAAGAGCCATTAAGAACTCTTCCACGCCTATTCACCAAGCGATCTACCCGCCGTCAGTGGAGCCACATAAAGCCTCGTCCGAGGACCATCAGTTGGACAGCGTCCCCGTGCCTTCCTTCACCCCCACCTATAACGAAAGCTTGGAACTGACGATGTTTGTAGGTTCAGCTGTAAACCCAAATGAAGACTCCACCCACAACCCCTGGAAGTATTTCAACTTGCCCAGGAAGCCCTCCAACCTGTCGACGCCTCAGCTGCCTGTGGATAAAGCACGAGATGATTGTGGAGGAACGGAAAACGTCGTCTCTGTCACGGA GTTGATGTCCGACTCCTCGCAGCCTCTGAAGGTCTCCCAGGAGCTGGTCAGGACGTACGCTCAGCGGAGACACAGCCATCTTTCTTCCACAGCAGGAGACGGAGACCACAGCGAGGAGCCAGACCCTTACGCCTTTGTGGAAGACGAGGACGACAACTTCACAGAGAAGAAGGACAAGTCTGGGACTGAGAAGGAAGGAAACAAGAAACAGAAG atGGATGAAGGAAATGGAACTTCTGCAGATG ATGGTCAGGGTCCATCAGGCAGTAAACCTTCTGCCTCGACCAGCCTCATCCATGAGAATGACCTGGCCGTGTCCTACAGCGACCTGGATAAACTATTCAACTCCGATGAAGATGAGCTAGCG CCTGGACCCAGAAGAACTGAAGATGCTACAGATGTTGTCTGTAGACCCCCCCTGCCAGATCAACCGACCATCATAA GCACAGTAGACCTGCACACGATGTTTCCCACCCCGCCCTCCCTGGACCAGCAGGGATACTCCCCCATGAACTCTGGGAGCCAGAATAGTCTGGAAACAGGGGCGAGTCTCACCGTGTTGGACATCAGCCAGCTCAACACCCACTTCAGGATGGAGGTGGAGGAGGGTTACTGCAGCCCAAAGCCATGTGAACTAAAG GACTTCTCCTTTGTGTACAAGCCAGCAATTAGTCAGTCCATCATCGGTTCAACTATGTACGCCCCCTTAAAAACACTACCCAGCCAGTGTCTGTCACCCATCAAACTGCCAGAGGACTGCATGTACACACCGAGCTGGACCATGGGCAAAGTGGAGCTGATGACCAGCGTCAGCCTCCTCACCAAAGACAG CAGTAATGTCCCCAGTGTTGAGCCAGACTACAACCAGACCCACACCCCTCAAACCCAAACACCCTTCCACACCGGCAGCGCTCCGCCCAGCAACAGCGGCCCTGGCATTCTGCCTTCCCCGGCTACACCGCGCTTCTCTGTGCCCACGCCTCGCACGCCACGCACTCCACGAACGCCCCGCGGTCCGTCCAGCGTCCAGGGCTCCCTAAAGTATGACAACTCTGACCTTTACTCGCCGGCGTCCACGCCTTCTACCTGTCGACCCCTCAGCTCGGTGGAGCCGGCCACCGTGCCCTCCATCCCCGAGGCCCACAGCCTCTACGTCACCCTGATCCTCTCCGAGTCGGTCATGAACCTCTTCAAGGACTGCAACTTTGACAGCTGTTGCGTGTGCGTCTGCAACATGAACATCCGAGGGGCGGATGTAGGCGTGTACCTGAAGGACAACGGCGAGGCCCAGTATTCGTGCGCTTGTGGCTTCAGCGCCGTAACCAACCGGCGCTTCGGCCAGTCGGCCGGGCTGTTTCTGGAGGACGAGCTGGACGTGGTAGGACGCGGTTCAGATGCCAGCCGGGACACCGAGCGGTGTTTCGAGGACCTGAGAAGCAGCTTGAAGGAGAAACCTCCagatgagttgatcctgctgctccaGGACCAGTGCTCCAACCCACTGGCACCACTGGCTggtgtggagtactctaaacaggGCTCCGCTCCCAGCTCGTTCCTGAGGGTCGAAGAGAGAGACTGTTATAACGACTGCTACATGGCTCTGGAGCACGGCAGGCAGTTCATGGACAACATGTCAGGAGGAAAAGTGGACGAAACACTAGTGAAAAGCACCAGCCTTCATCAGTGGCCAAAATGTAAAT CAGCAGACATGAGCAAGCTCTTCTCTCAGGATGTCCTGCGGGTGTTGCTGTCTCTGCAGCCCGTCCTGCAGGACACCATTCAGAAGAAGAGGAGTGTGCGGTCCTGGGGGGTTCAGGGACCCCTCACCTGGCAGCAGTTCCACAAAATGGCTGGAAGGGGCTCATATG GAACGGATGAGTCTCCAGAACCTCTGCCCATCCCGACCTTTTTGGTTGGTTACGAATACGATTTTGTCGTGCTGTCTCCTTTCGGGTTGCCGTACTGGGAGAAGCTGCTCCTAGATCCTTTTGGTTCCCAGAGGGATGTGGGATATGTGGTCATCTGCCCAGAAAACGAGGCCCTACTCCGCGGAGCCAAGACCTTTTTCAAAGATCTGAGTGTCATGTATGAG GCTTGCCAGCTGGGGCAGCACAGGCCCATCTGCAAGAGTCACCCAGAGGGTATTCTGACGGTCGGTGCCACAGAAGGCAGGAGCATGACGGAGCAGCCTCTCAGCGACTGGTTTCTCAAGATGGCTGCTAGAGAAGGAAGTAATGAAGCCTTCAACAAGCTCAAACTCTTTGCTCAAGTGTGTCGTTATGATCTAG CGTCAAATTTGGCCGAGCTTCCTTTGGACAGTTCCCTTTTGGCCCAACGTAATCCCACCGCGGCCACCTCCCCTTCGTCCTCCCAGACCAACTCTTCCAGCATCTCCTCAGGACTCCAGAGCACCAACACCACCAGCGCCGGAGCGGCTCAGCCCGTCCAGGTCAACAGCACCCCTCCTTCCTCCTCGTCAGCCTCCCAGAGCATCGGGGGGATGGCGTCAGGCAAGCCCAGCTCCTACCTGCCGTTCGGGTCAGCGGGCTTGCAGGGAGGTGCTACTCAGAACGGACCTCAGTTGAATTCCCATGGTTCGGGGGGACTCGCAGAAAACGGGTCCAGTCAGCCTCAAGGTCCCACAGAAACCCCAGAGAG CACAATGGAAAGAGACAAAGTGGGCAAGCCAACAGACGGGGAGTCGCACGCCGTTTCCTACCCACCCGCCATAGTGGTTTACATCGTGGACCCTTTCAGCTACGAAGACGCAGACAGAGAGATTCACTCCAGCACGTTCACATTCGGCCTGCTGCGCTGCTACATGGAGATGCTCCCGTTCCTACCCGCTCACATCAGGAACGCCGTCTCAGTGCAG ATCGTTCCTTGCCAGTATCTGCTGCAGCCGGTGCACAGCGCCGAGCGCCACGCCTACAGCCAGCACCTGAAGTCTCTGGCCTTTTCCGTGTACACTCAGTGTCGTCGTCCCCTTCCCAACTCCACCAACTTCAAGACTTTGACGGGCTTCGGGCCTGGGCTCGCCATCGACATGGCCCTCAAGAACCCAGAG CGGCCGGAGTGCCTGCGTCTGTACACGCCACCCTTCATCCTGGCTCCAGTGAAAGACAAGCAGACTGAGCTCGGGGAGACGTTTGGCGAGGCGTCGCAGAAGTACAACATCCTGTTTGTGGGCTACTGCCTCTCTCACGACCAGCGCTGGCTGCTGGCGTCCTGCACCGACCAGCACGGGGAGCTGCTGGAGTCCTGCATCATCAGTATTGATGTACCGAACAG GGCTCGCAGGAAAAAGGGCTCAGCCAGGCGACTGGGTTTACAGAAGCTGTGGGACTGGTGCGTGGGTCTGGTTCAGTTGACGTCACTGCCCTGGAGGGTGGTGATCGGGCGGCTCGGACGGATGGGCCACGGCGAGCTGAGAG ACTGGAGCATTCTGCTGAGCAGGAGGAACCTACAGTCCCTCAGTAAGCGTCTGAAGGAGACCtgtaggatgtgtggcatctctgCTTCTGACACACCCAGCATCCTCAGCGCTTGTCTGGTTGCCATGGAGCCACAGGGTTCCTTTGTGATCATGCCAG ACTCCGTTTCCACGGGTTCGGTGTTCGGTCGCAGCACCACCCTCAACATGCAGACGTCCCAGCTGAGCACACCTCAGGATACATCCTGCACACACATCCTGGTGTTCCCCACCTCAGCTGTGGTCCAGGTCAACACTAACACCTCCGAGCCCATCGACATCAGCTTCAACCCCATAAACCCCG ATGGATCTGACGGGATGGgaatctttgacctttttgataaCGACATGGATCACGACATGGTGGATCCAGACCTGATCAACATCCTGCCCAACTCCCCCACAACCTCTCCGGGTCACTCTCCCGGTTCTCACTATCATCAGGGAGGAGATGGAAGCAAG GGTCCGAGCGCCGACCGGATGGAGTCCCACGAGGAGGCTCTGAACATCCTGCAGCAGCCGATGGCTTTGGGTTACTTCATCTCCACCGCCAAGGCTGGTCCACTGCCTGACTGGTTCTGGTCGGCTTGTCCCCAGGCCCAGAACCAGTGTCCGCTCTTCCTCAAG GCCTCTCTGCACCTGCACGTGTCTTCAGTCCAATCAGACGAGCTTCTGCACAGTAAACACTCCCACCCGCTGGACTCTAACCACACCTCCGACGTGCTCAG ATTTGTTCTAGAGCAATACAACGCCCTCTCCTGGCTGACGTGCAACCCTGCGACCCAGGACCGGCGCTCCTGCCTGCCTGTTCACTTCGTGGTGCTCACACAGATTTATAACTTTATCATGAACATGCTCTGA